Proteins found in one Rhodobacteraceae bacterium D3-12 genomic segment:
- a CDS encoding ATP-binding protein, whose amino-acid sequence MYGLNDVPESQQRDVYFSLLHPDDREALNAGMQKGLEGDRSVTSDIGRVYKTSGELMTVKRVWRIGGGADGRRTDGFGLHIDLTDFEKLNQAHDEALERLKLATEGFPGLVYQGIWKPGQVVKHLYLSERSEEYWGVTPQQVYDDPQLLDAEDLDKDVDAAVALMLESARSGAALYRRLEIKTGVADFHGAVTDLGDGTYRIDGVVVDVTAEVAALKEAQHQAVIANRAQRMESIGHLTGGIAHDFNNLLAVIMGNLELLYESETDPLRRGQIEAGLEASRRGADLTRSMLAFAREAPLKPEVLDLNAVVRSAQHWMQRALPETVEVETSLLAGLWRTELDASSLERCLLNLLLNARDAMDGTGKLTIETTNARIDELYVDQRDHELEPGRYVMLAVSDTGCGIAPEALHHIFDPFYTTKETGKGSGMGLPMIEGFVKQSNGSVQVYTEPGEGTTIKLYFPAVTGAVAEMPRAQAGEAERASHGQHILLVEDEEQVRKVLAASLRRAGYRVTPAESGDQVLEIFQNAEGFDLLVTDIVMPGVLQGTTLAKAIRGLTPELPMIFMSGYATEATVHGNGLRPEDIRLMKPVPRADFLMAVARALAS is encoded by the coding sequence ATGTATGGTTTGAACGATGTTCCGGAAAGCCAGCAGCGCGACGTCTATTTCAGCCTTTTGCACCCGGATGACCGCGAGGCCTTGAATGCCGGGATGCAGAAAGGGCTTGAGGGGGACCGCTCGGTGACGAGCGACATCGGGCGCGTTTACAAGACGAGCGGCGAGTTGATGACCGTCAAGCGGGTCTGGCGGATTGGCGGGGGCGCGGACGGGCGGCGCACGGACGGCTTTGGCTTGCATATCGACTTGACCGATTTCGAGAAACTCAACCAAGCGCATGACGAGGCTCTGGAGCGGCTGAAGCTGGCGACCGAGGGGTTTCCGGGGCTTGTTTATCAAGGGATTTGGAAGCCGGGGCAGGTGGTCAAACATCTCTATCTGAGCGAGAGATCCGAGGAATATTGGGGCGTTACCCCGCAACAGGTCTATGACGACCCGCAGTTACTGGACGCGGAAGATTTGGATAAAGACGTCGACGCGGCCGTTGCCTTGATGCTTGAGAGCGCGCGCAGTGGCGCAGCGCTCTATCGGCGTCTTGAGATAAAGACGGGGGTTGCCGATTTTCATGGCGCGGTGACCGACCTTGGTGATGGCACTTATCGGATTGATGGTGTGGTGGTGGATGTGACGGCAGAGGTTGCTGCGCTGAAAGAGGCGCAGCATCAGGCCGTGATCGCCAATCGCGCGCAACGCATGGAGAGCATCGGCCATCTGACCGGAGGTATCGCGCATGATTTCAACAACCTGTTGGCTGTCATCATGGGCAATCTTGAGCTGCTCTATGAAAGCGAAACTGATCCGCTGCGCCGCGGCCAGATCGAGGCGGGGCTGGAGGCCAGCAGGCGTGGGGCCGATCTTACCCGGTCGATGCTGGCCTTTGCGCGTGAGGCGCCGTTGAAGCCGGAGGTGCTTGACCTTAACGCGGTGGTCCGCTCGGCCCAACACTGGATGCAGCGGGCCTTGCCCGAGACGGTTGAGGTTGAGACATCGCTTTTGGCGGGTTTGTGGCGCACCGAGCTTGATGCGAGTTCGCTGGAAAGATGTCTATTGAACCTGTTGTTGAATGCGCGTGATGCGATGGACGGCACGGGCAAGTTGACGATTGAGACCACCAATGCGCGGATTGATGAGCTTTATGTCGATCAGCGCGATCACGAGCTTGAGCCGGGGCGGTATGTCATGCTTGCCGTTAGTGATACGGGCTGCGGGATCGCGCCCGAGGCGTTGCACCATATCTTTGACCCGTTTTACACCACCAAGGAGACCGGGAAAGGCTCTGGGATGGGCCTGCCGATGATTGAAGGGTTCGTCAAACAATCCAATGGCTCGGTGCAGGTGTATACGGAGCCGGGCGAAGGCACGACCATCAAGCTGTATTTTCCGGCCGTGACGGGGGCTGTAGCAGAGATGCCGCGCGCGCAGGCGGGGGAGGCGGAACGGGCCTCTCACGGGCAACATATCCTGTTGGTTGAGGATGAAGAGCAGGTTCGCAAGGTTCTGGCGGCGTCGCTGCGCCGGGCGGGGTATCGCGTTACGCCGGCGGAGAGCGGGGATCAGGTGCTTGAGATTTTCCAGAACGCCGAGGGGTTTGACTTGCTGGTCACGGATATTGTGATGCCGGGTGTTTTGCAGGGGACAACATTGGCCAAGGCGATACGCGGGCTGACGCCGGAGTTGCCGATGATTTTCATGTCGGGCTATGCCACGGAGGCGACGGTTCACGGCAATGGTTTGCGCCCTGAGGACATCCGTTTGATGAAGCCGGTTCCGAGGGCTGATTTCCTCATGGCGGTGGCGCGGGCGCTGGCGTCGTGA
- the moaC gene encoding cyclic pyranopterin monophosphate synthase MoaC, producing MAGLSHFDAKGDAHMVDVSDKPVTARIAVARGSVSMQPDTFTLISEGRAKKGDVLSVARLAGIMGAKKTPDLIPLCHPLPITKVTVDLTLNPDLPGIDIEATVKTTGQTGVEMEALTAVSIAALTVHDMVKAVDKGMIISDIRVVLKDGGKSGRYEAS from the coding sequence ATGGCTGGTCTTAGCCACTTTGACGCCAAGGGCGATGCCCATATGGTCGATGTCTCGGACAAGCCCGTAACCGCACGCATTGCCGTGGCGCGCGGGTCCGTGTCGATGCAGCCCGACACCTTCACGCTGATTTCCGAAGGGCGCGCAAAAAAGGGCGATGTCCTCTCGGTCGCGCGCCTCGCCGGGATCATGGGGGCCAAGAAAACCCCCGATCTGATCCCCCTCTGCCACCCTTTGCCGATCACCAAGGTCACGGTTGATCTCACCCTCAACCCCGACTTGCCCGGCATCGACATCGAGGCCACGGTCAAAACCACCGGCCAGACCGGCGTCGAGATGGAAGCCCTCACCGCCGTCTCCATCGCCGCCCTCACAGTGCACGATATGGTCAAAGCGGTCGACAAGGGCATGATCATCTCCGACATCCGCGTGGTGCTGAAAGACGGCGGAAAATCAGGCCGCTACGAGGCATCATGA
- the trpC gene encoding indole-3-glycerol phosphate synthase TrpC produces MTGPLTGTVLDRIKAYKLEEVAADKAAKPLSDIEAEARAASPVRPFADALVAASKTGYGLISEVKKASPSKGLIREDFDPATLARAYEAGGATCLSVLTDTPSFQGAKPFLTQARAATALPALRKDFMYDTYQVAEARALGADCILIILASVSDAQARELEAAATEWGMDALLEVHDEEELDRALPLKSRMIGINNRNLKTFETTLDATRNLSRRVPADRLVISESGLATPDDLADMARYGARSFLIGESLMRQPDVTAATKTLLANPIPATGAA; encoded by the coding sequence ATGACCGGACCGCTCACCGGCACCGTTCTCGACCGCATCAAAGCCTACAAGCTTGAGGAAGTCGCCGCCGACAAAGCCGCCAAACCCCTAAGCGACATCGAAGCCGAAGCGCGCGCAGCATCCCCCGTCCGCCCCTTTGCGGATGCGCTCGTCGCAGCGAGCAAAACCGGCTACGGTCTCATTTCCGAGGTCAAAAAAGCAAGCCCCTCTAAGGGCTTGATCCGCGAAGACTTCGACCCCGCTACGCTGGCACGCGCCTATGAAGCCGGCGGCGCAACCTGCCTCTCGGTGCTCACCGACACGCCCAGCTTTCAGGGGGCCAAACCCTTTTTGACGCAGGCCCGCGCCGCCACTGCCCTGCCCGCGCTGCGCAAGGATTTCATGTATGACACCTATCAGGTCGCCGAGGCCCGCGCGCTTGGGGCCGATTGCATCCTGATCATCCTCGCCTCGGTCTCTGATGCGCAGGCACGCGAGCTTGAAGCCGCCGCCACCGAATGGGGCATGGATGCCCTGCTTGAGGTCCACGACGAGGAAGAACTCGACCGCGCCCTCCCCCTCAAATCGCGGATGATCGGCATCAACAACCGCAACCTCAAGACCTTCGAAACCACGCTCGACGCCACCCGCAACCTGTCGCGCCGGGTGCCCGCCGACCGTCTGGTCATTTCCGAAAGCGGCCTCGCCACGCCCGATGATCTCGCCGATATGGCCCGCTATGGCGCGCGCAGCTTTCTCATCGGCGAAAGCCTGATGCGCCAACCGGATGTGACCGCCGCAACCAAGACGCTGCTCGCCAATCCGATCCCCGCCACAGGAGCCGCATAA
- the trpD gene encoding anthranilate phosphoribosyltransferase → MSDALKPLIGAAAERALSRSEAETAFRILFEGDATPSQIGGFLMALRTRGETVAEFTAAASVMRAKCHTVKAPDDAMDIVGTGGDGKGTLNISTATAFVAAGAGLTIAKHGNRNLSSKSGAADALAQMGVNVMVGPAVVEKALSECGIAFMMAPMHHPAMAHVGPSRAELGTRTIFNILGPLTNPAGVKRQLTGAFSRAMIRPMAETLGALGSERAWLVHGSDGTDEMTITGLTWVAALEEDGTVREIELHPEDFGLPVHPFEDIIGGTPSENATAFKALLDGTPSAYRDAVLLNAAAALTVGGKAADLHQGVEMARESIDSGAAKAKITALAKLTSEAT, encoded by the coding sequence ATGAGCGACGCCCTCAAACCCCTGATCGGTGCGGCTGCCGAACGCGCGCTGTCGCGCAGCGAAGCCGAAACCGCCTTTCGTATCCTGTTCGAAGGCGATGCCACGCCAAGCCAGATCGGCGGCTTTCTCATGGCGCTGCGCACACGCGGTGAAACGGTCGCGGAATTCACCGCCGCCGCCAGCGTCATGCGCGCCAAATGCCACACGGTCAAAGCGCCCGATGATGCGATGGACATTGTCGGCACCGGCGGCGATGGCAAGGGCACGCTCAACATCTCGACCGCCACCGCTTTTGTGGCGGCGGGCGCGGGGTTAACCATTGCGAAACATGGCAATCGTAACCTGTCGTCGAAATCCGGTGCTGCGGATGCATTGGCGCAAATGGGCGTGAATGTCATGGTCGGCCCTGCGGTGGTTGAAAAGGCGCTGAGCGAGTGCGGCATCGCATTCATGATGGCGCCCATGCACCACCCCGCGATGGCCCATGTCGGGCCAAGCCGGGCAGAACTTGGCACCCGCACGATCTTTAACATCCTCGGGCCGCTGACCAACCCGGCGGGCGTGAAACGCCAACTCACCGGCGCGTTTTCCCGCGCGATGATCCGCCCGATGGCCGAAACCCTCGGCGCTCTGGGCTCCGAACGCGCCTGGCTGGTGCATGGCAGCGACGGCACCGACGAGATGACAATCACCGGCCTCACATGGGTCGCCGCCCTCGAAGAAGACGGCACCGTGCGCGAGATCGAGCTCCACCCCGAAGATTTCGGCCTGCCCGTGCATCCTTTCGAGGATATCATCGGCGGCACACCGTCCGAAAATGCCACGGCTTTCAAGGCCTTGCTCGATGGCACCCCGTCGGCCTATCGCGACGCGGTGCTGCTCAACGCCGCCGCCGCTCTCACAGTCGGAGGCAAAGCCGCCGACCTGCATCAAGGTGTCGAAATGGCCCGCGAAAGCATCGATTCCGGTGCCGCCAAAGCCAAGATCACCGCCCTCGCCAAACTCACATCGGAGGCCACATGA